Proteins co-encoded in one Prosthecobacter dejongeii genomic window:
- a CDS encoding putative polyvalent protein kinase domain-containing protein translates to MGSCQVGLERSGPISPGSALANLHAQATLEAYAKLARLWATGTRQGGVGAATQQDAREQRRRLKASGAPLTQLLQETMDFFREVLKQTSRLMKAKRAGKLGDLEGFLNESLGLTEEAAHVAGVEQEVQRMNVDMATFSLGSKISESKAVGLVRLWQAVANVGEVFQYGKTKSPLHTDIEKAVETPKQPLSMSFYGGQSQLRVTGKNGHLDVMAANTDHPYINSIDADSAGDSGGGGSQLYQAALDWIHNNGKQIRDDPQGLSEINAVRRTSNFFASALRWGTTKHLKPHAHQEVQWSNTSDVKNIASLAAKEMDNAFKAIEQARKWRYDFTNERFINESGKELNEDNFREAVMVGDPATSGIGLSTLQRAVLTASAFEAHERGVLESIIHAGIDSGRVDWPLRGVTYSLSLSDRLEALSAALGEQAQTQPEQQSALLQRAREHLATAHATWAAQPTSTSAQQQALRSLDALLTVLPPEARAQLGGFLQLSSLSTAAARHTEIEKRFTQLTDYLAQPRATQAGDASPSDPLSLGTVIEKDPTLPGLLPSSGSAPSLIRPRSKSEYHSSKLQLPYMHETDSSESSHPRRDAQAALRELTARAENDAGRNARADAGERIRAESESLVSWARDGGWLVHGERFQELRKNLKSLEGGAEHHVHAHPLTGRVIKTTKAPNFGARGNLVDYLHNIAWSNELFQDDIVFEGVVEGPDGPSVIISQPFIQGTSPTEPQIIAWMEAQGYIKDGYNKWRHPDTGAVIADTHPGNFILDAEGYLVPIDLQVLNPGKSPRPPSS, encoded by the coding sequence ATGGGTTCATGTCAAGTCGGTCTGGAGCGGTCCGGCCCCATCAGCCCCGGCAGCGCCCTGGCCAATCTCCATGCCCAGGCCACCCTCGAGGCCTATGCCAAGCTAGCGCGCCTCTGGGCCACCGGCACACGCCAGGGCGGTGTGGGCGCAGCTACTCAACAGGATGCGCGTGAACAACGCCGCCGTCTCAAGGCCAGCGGTGCCCCGCTGACGCAACTGCTGCAAGAGACGATGGACTTCTTCCGCGAGGTGCTCAAACAAACCTCTAGGCTGATGAAGGCGAAACGCGCCGGGAAATTAGGCGACCTGGAAGGCTTCCTCAATGAATCCCTCGGCCTCACCGAAGAAGCCGCCCATGTGGCGGGGGTGGAGCAGGAGGTTCAACGAATGAATGTGGATATGGCCACATTCAGTCTAGGATCAAAAATTTCTGAATCAAAGGCAGTTGGCCTTGTTAGGCTGTGGCAAGCTGTAGCCAACGTCGGTGAGGTGTTTCAATACGGTAAAACAAAATCGCCTCTTCACACTGACATTGAAAAGGCAGTAGAAACCCCCAAGCAGCCACTTTCCATGAGCTTCTACGGAGGCCAGTCACAACTTCGTGTGACAGGAAAAAATGGTCATCTGGATGTGATGGCGGCAAACACCGATCATCCCTATATAAATTCGATAGATGCGGATTCGGCGGGAGATTCTGGAGGAGGAGGCTCTCAACTTTATCAGGCCGCGTTGGATTGGATTCATAATAACGGCAAACAAATTCGTGATGACCCTCAAGGCTTATCGGAGATCAACGCTGTGCGGCGCACCTCAAACTTCTTTGCCAGTGCCTTACGGTGGGGAACGACCAAACATCTTAAACCTCATGCGCATCAAGAGGTTCAGTGGAGTAATACCTCAGATGTCAAAAATATCGCATCCCTCGCTGCCAAGGAAATGGACAACGCTTTCAAAGCGATTGAACAGGCGAGAAAATGGAGATACGATTTCACCAATGAGCGATTCATTAACGAATCAGGAAAAGAACTCAACGAAGACAACTTCCGAGAAGCCGTCATGGTGGGCGATCCCGCCACATCTGGAATCGGCTTATCAACGCTACAAAGAGCAGTGCTCACAGCATCCGCGTTTGAAGCACATGAGCGAGGAGTATTGGAGAGCATCATTCATGCGGGGATTGACTCAGGCAGAGTTGACTGGCCTCTCAGAGGCGTAACGTATTCCCTCAGCCTCAGCGATCGCTTGGAGGCCCTCTCGGCGGCCTTAGGAGAGCAGGCGCAGACGCAGCCTGAGCAGCAGTCCGCGCTGCTCCAGCGTGCGCGTGAGCACCTGGCCACGGCACACGCCACCTGGGCTGCACAGCCCACATCCACCAGCGCCCAGCAGCAGGCCCTGCGCAGCCTGGATGCCCTGCTCACCGTGCTGCCGCCCGAGGCCCGTGCCCAGCTAGGCGGCTTCCTCCAACTCAGCAGCCTGAGCACCGCCGCCGCCCGCCATACCGAGATTGAAAAGCGCTTCACCCAGCTCACCGATTACCTCGCCCAGCCACGCGCTACGCAGGCAGGGGATGCAAGCCCTAGCGATCCACTCAGCCTGGGGACAGTGATCGAGAAAGATCCGACTTTACCAGGACTACTCCCATCCAGCGGATCAGCTCCATCTTTGATTCGACCTCGTTCTAAATCTGAATACCATTCATCCAAGCTTCAACTTCCTTACATGCATGAAACCGATTCAAGTGAAAGTAGCCACCCCCGAAGAGATGCGCAGGCTGCGCTACGAGAGCTCACTGCGCGCGCAGAAAATGACGCAGGAAGAAATGCACGCGCAGATGCGGGCGAACGGATCCGTGCCGAGTCCGAATCCTTGGTATCGTGGGCCCGAGACGGAGGATGGCTCGTCCACGGAGAGCGATTCCAAGAGTTAAGGAAGAACCTCAAGAGCTTGGAAGGCGGAGCCGAACATCATGTTCATGCTCACCCGTTGACAGGCCGTGTGATCAAGACCACGAAGGCACCGAATTTTGGTGCTCGAGGCAACTTGGTGGACTACCTACACAACATCGCTTGGTCTAACGAATTATTTCAAGATGACATTGTCTTTGAAGGCGTGGTCGAAGGTCCAGACGGCCCCTCTGTGATCATCTCGCAGCCTTTCATCCAAGGGACCTCCCCGACAGAGCCGCAGATCATCGCTTGGATGGAGGCGCAGGGATATATCAAGGATGGCTATAACAAGTGGCGTCATCCTGATACAGGCGCAGTCATTGCCGATACTCATCCAGGCAACTTCATTCTAGATGCCGAGGGCTATCTCGTCCCCATTGATCTTCAAGTGCTCAACCCAGGGAAATCCCCCCGCCCACCCTCATCGTGA